One Fontisphaera persica DNA window includes the following coding sequences:
- a CDS encoding DUF7305 domain-containing protein — MKIILPSPRTARGSALLVTMVVTAIIGFSLASYLTLVSAQNRSVVRSQTWNSTIPIIEAGIEEALAHLNKNGLTNLFTQGWRNEYGYAVRKRWLGDCRYMVAITPTVRPVIECTAWAPAPILFADNSAHSTLLAQAGTAGWRNRTYVYRTVRVNTRGGPLFARGMVAKGSINLNGNNVSSDSFDSADPNFSTNGRYDGNKRNDNGDVATNSGGNVFDAGNANIMGRVATGPGGQVSVGANSSIGTKAWVLGGNKGIEPGRFTDDMNMDFPDVQVPFTSGKNPRLNVPISITNISYGMTTVTTPTLPSPRPTGTITTNYGTITTDILPSPLPSGGIMTTLVARTSTEYPTNAIGPVSTSTVVVTATVLPSPLPSNVVAVVTNITTVTNVALPTNGTFVVLRTNTSATTVPYPNSPMPDKNSDPGPWQPPYPGTYVGEITRYYKNSNPKGWYQDYQAISSYVYQTHTYRITYNGAYSYFAYQYSYQVPESYTYQIPTSTNVTITTTTYDMVFDSGDYVVANLGGSVYVAGDVRVLVQNSMDFTGKGGITIGPQGSLKLYMAGASAKIAGQGVLNMNGSAHAFSYYGLPSNTSLTIQGNGSFIGTIYAPNADFKLGGGGNDTQDFIGASVTATVFMNGHFNFHYDEDLARRGPQSLYVITSWNEIGPGENAILRNPDWAFIDE; from the coding sequence ATGAAAATAATCCTGCCATCTCCACGCACGGCGCGCGGCAGCGCCCTGCTGGTCACCATGGTGGTGACCGCCATCATCGGCTTCAGCCTGGCCAGTTACCTGACGCTGGTGAGCGCGCAAAACCGCTCGGTGGTGCGCTCGCAGACGTGGAACAGCACCATTCCCATCATTGAGGCCGGCATTGAAGAGGCGCTGGCGCACCTGAACAAAAATGGCCTGACCAACCTCTTCACCCAGGGCTGGCGTAATGAATACGGCTATGCCGTCCGCAAACGCTGGCTGGGCGACTGCCGCTACATGGTGGCCATTACGCCCACAGTGCGGCCGGTCATTGAATGCACCGCCTGGGCGCCGGCGCCCATACTCTTTGCCGACAACTCCGCCCATTCCACCCTCCTGGCCCAGGCTGGCACCGCCGGCTGGAGGAACCGCACCTACGTCTATCGCACCGTCCGCGTGAACACCCGGGGCGGCCCGCTGTTTGCCCGCGGCATGGTGGCCAAGGGCAGCATCAATCTCAACGGCAACAATGTCAGCTCCGACAGTTTTGATTCCGCAGACCCGAACTTCAGCACCAATGGACGCTATGATGGAAACAAGCGCAACGACAACGGGGATGTGGCCACCAATTCCGGGGGTAATGTCTTCGATGCCGGCAACGCCAACATCATGGGCCGGGTGGCCACCGGCCCCGGCGGGCAGGTCAGCGTGGGCGCCAACAGCAGCATTGGCACCAAGGCCTGGGTGCTGGGCGGCAACAAAGGCATCGAACCCGGCCGCTTCACGGATGACATGAACATGGACTTCCCCGATGTGCAGGTGCCGTTTACTTCGGGCAAAAATCCACGGCTCAATGTGCCCATCTCCATCACCAACATTTCCTACGGCATGACCACCGTCACCACCCCCACTCTTCCCAGCCCCCGGCCGACCGGAACTATTACCACCAATTACGGCACCATCACCACGGACATTTTGCCCAGTCCTTTGCCGTCCGGGGGCATCATGACCACCCTGGTGGCCCGCACCAGCACGGAGTACCCCACCAACGCCATCGGCCCTGTGTCCACCTCCACCGTGGTGGTGACGGCCACGGTTTTGCCGAGTCCCCTTCCCTCGAATGTGGTGGCCGTGGTGACCAACATCACCACCGTGACCAACGTGGCCCTGCCCACCAATGGCACCTTCGTGGTCCTGCGCACCAACACCTCGGCCACGACCGTGCCGTATCCCAACTCGCCCATGCCGGATAAAAACAGCGACCCCGGCCCCTGGCAGCCGCCGTACCCCGGCACTTATGTGGGCGAAATCACCCGCTACTACAAAAACAGCAATCCCAAGGGCTGGTACCAGGATTATCAAGCCATTTCTTCTTACGTTTACCAGACCCACACCTACCGGATTACCTACAACGGCGCCTATTCCTACTTTGCCTATCAATACTCTTATCAGGTGCCCGAGTCCTACACCTACCAAATCCCCACCTCCACCAACGTCACCATCACCACCACCACCTACGACATGGTCTTTGACTCCGGCGACTACGTGGTCGCCAATCTCGGCGGCAGTGTGTACGTGGCCGGCGATGTGCGTGTCCTCGTGCAAAACAGCATGGACTTCACCGGCAAGGGCGGCATCACCATTGGCCCGCAAGGCTCGCTGAAACTCTACATGGCCGGCGCGAGCGCCAAAATTGCCGGCCAGGGCGTGCTCAACATGAACGGCAGCGCCCATGCCTTCAGTTATTACGGCCTGCCCAGCAACACCTCCCTCACCATCCAGGGCAACGGCTCCTTCATCGGCACCATCTACGCTCCCAACGCCGACTTCAAACTGGGCGGCGGCGGCAACGACACCCAGGACTTCATCGGCGCCAGTGTCACGGCGACCGTTTTCATGAATGGCCATTTCAATTTCCATTACGATGAAGACCTTGCCCGCAGAGGGCCGCAAAGCCTCTACGTCATCACCTCCTGGAATGAGATCGGCCCGGGCGAAAACGCCATCCTCCGCAATCCTGACTGGGCCTTCATAGACGAGTAA